A single Cupriavidus sp. D39 DNA region contains:
- the kdpA gene encoding potassium-transporting ATPase subunit KdpA yields MDPPLLILALAIAVSIPLSRYMAWIMDGKYRPLPGLRWFEARLDSGPQDWKQYTLALLVFNGLLFVYGYVVLSLQPVTPLNPMGRGMLAPSTIFNTVISFITNTNLQHYSGDQHLSNFSQIFFILPNMFLSAAVGLCALAAIIRALRGEPALGNFFVDMWRVVIYMFLPAALVCGVIFIQQGTPMTYQSAYQVSTLEPAAMGTADNGEPKTQTIIVGPVAAVVPIKMLGTNGGGFYGMNAAHPFENPTAASNVLTTVAMMVFPFALVLMYGRMLGRLRHAVVIYGVMLTMMVSLIGWTIYWDALQPNPALTAHPVARSYPMPGKAAGSPAMLTIPALPALPVDQHLGNLEGKELRFGTSAGATFAAITTDVTCGAVNAEHDSLHPMAGLPPLIGMWINCVFGGKGVGMINLLLFLIVGVFLAGQMVGRTPEYLGRKVGAREMKLAMIALLIHPILILGPTGIVSATDWGPKAAPNAGPHAFTEITYQFSSASANNGSAFDGLAVSYGPNANPAPPPSAVPLDVSTGLVMLFSRYLPIIAPIAMAVFLGRKKVAPTTLGTMRDNTLTFGLLLLGTIAIVGALLFLPVAALGPLAEYLGPIPFGGSQERPRLQCCSDASIEGTLSWLASRHLTMRLAACPPG; encoded by the coding sequence GTGGACCCTCCCCTGCTCATCCTGGCCCTCGCCATTGCCGTGTCGATCCCGCTCAGCCGCTACATGGCGTGGATCATGGATGGCAAGTACCGGCCGCTGCCGGGCCTGCGCTGGTTCGAAGCGCGCCTCGATAGCGGGCCCCAGGACTGGAAGCAATACACGCTGGCCTTGCTGGTGTTCAACGGCTTGCTGTTCGTCTATGGCTACGTGGTGCTATCGCTGCAGCCCGTCACGCCGCTCAACCCGATGGGCCGCGGCATGCTGGCGCCATCGACCATCTTCAACACGGTCATCTCGTTCATCACCAATACCAACCTGCAGCACTACTCGGGCGACCAGCACCTCTCCAACTTCAGCCAGATCTTCTTCATCCTGCCGAACATGTTCCTGTCGGCGGCGGTTGGCTTGTGCGCGCTGGCAGCCATCATCCGCGCGCTGCGCGGCGAGCCGGCCCTGGGCAACTTCTTCGTGGACATGTGGCGGGTGGTGATCTACATGTTCTTGCCGGCGGCGCTGGTGTGCGGCGTGATCTTCATCCAGCAAGGCACGCCCATGACCTACCAAAGCGCGTACCAGGTGAGCACGCTGGAGCCAGCCGCGATGGGCACGGCCGACAATGGCGAGCCCAAGACGCAGACCATCATCGTCGGCCCGGTCGCGGCGGTGGTGCCGATCAAGATGCTCGGCACCAATGGCGGTGGCTTCTATGGCATGAACGCGGCGCATCCTTTTGAAAACCCGACGGCGGCCAGCAATGTGCTGACCACCGTTGCCATGATGGTGTTCCCGTTCGCGCTCGTGCTGATGTACGGCCGCATGCTCGGGCGGCTGCGCCACGCCGTGGTGATCTACGGCGTGATGCTGACCATGATGGTCAGCCTGATCGGCTGGACGATCTACTGGGACGCCTTGCAGCCCAATCCCGCGCTGACGGCGCATCCGGTGGCGCGCAGCTACCCGATGCCCGGCAAGGCAGCGGGCTCGCCCGCCATGCTGACGATACCGGCGCTGCCCGCACTGCCGGTGGACCAGCACCTGGGCAACCTGGAAGGCAAGGAACTGCGCTTTGGCACTTCCGCCGGCGCGACCTTTGCCGCCATCACGACGGATGTGACCTGCGGCGCTGTCAATGCCGAGCACGACAGCCTGCATCCGATGGCGGGGCTCCCGCCGCTGATCGGCATGTGGATCAATTGCGTGTTCGGCGGCAAGGGCGTCGGCATGATCAACCTGTTGCTGTTCCTGATCGTGGGCGTGTTCCTGGCGGGACAGATGGTGGGCCGCACACCGGAGTACCTGGGACGCAAGGTCGGCGCGCGCGAAATGAAGCTGGCCATGATCGCGCTGTTGATCCATCCGATCCTGATCCTGGGCCCCACCGGCATCGTCTCCGCGACCGACTGGGGCCCCAAGGCCGCGCCCAATGCCGGCCCGCACGCCTTCACCGAGATCACCTACCAGTTCTCCTCGGCCTCGGCCAACAATGGATCCGCCTTCGATGGACTGGCTGTCAGCTATGGCCCCAACGCCAACCCGGCCCCGCCACCGTCGGCCGTGCCGCTGGACGTGTCGACCGGCCTGGTGATGCTGTTCAGCCGTTACCTGCCGATCATTGCGCCGATCGCCATGGCGGTCTTCCTCGGGCGCAAGAAGGTGGCGCCGACGACCTTGGGCACCATGCGCGACAACACCCTGACCTTCGGCCTGCTGCTGCTGGGCACCATTGCCATCGTGGGTGCGCTGCTGTTCCTGCCGGTAGCAGCGCTTGGGCCGCTGGCCGAGTATCTCGGGCCGATCCCGTTCGGGGGTAGCCAGGAGCGCCCCCGGTTGCAGTGTTGCAGTGATGCCTCTATCGAAGGAACCCTGTCATGGCTAGCATCAAGACACCTCACGATGCGGTTGGCGGCCTGCCCACCGGGCTGA
- a CDS encoding FKBP-type peptidyl-prolyl cis-trans isomerase: protein MKIAKNTVVSVVYKLSDAQGNLIEESDEPMVYLHGGYDGTFPKIEEALEGHEAGFETQLQLEPEEAFGDYDADMVKVEPRDRFPEPLEVGMQFEGVPEDGDDEDSIIYTVTDVAQDKVVLDGNHPLAGMALRFWLQVAEVREATADEVQHGHAHGASGIEVVDEDEDDEGDSSRTLH from the coding sequence TTGAAAATCGCTAAGAACACGGTGGTATCCGTGGTGTACAAGCTGTCGGATGCGCAGGGCAATCTGATCGAGGAGTCGGATGAGCCGATGGTTTACTTGCACGGCGGATATGATGGCACGTTCCCCAAGATCGAGGAAGCGCTGGAAGGCCATGAAGCCGGCTTCGAAACCCAGCTGCAGCTCGAGCCCGAGGAAGCGTTCGGCGATTACGACGCCGATATGGTCAAGGTAGAGCCGCGCGACCGTTTCCCCGAGCCGCTGGAAGTCGGCATGCAGTTCGAAGGCGTGCCCGAAGACGGCGACGATGAAGACTCGATCATCTACACCGTGACCGACGTGGCCCAAGACAAGGTCGTGCTGGATGGCAACCATCCGCTGGCCGGCATGGCACTGCGTTTCTGGCTGCAGGTAGCGGAAGTCCGCGAAGCCACGGCCGACGAAGTGCAGCACGGCCACGCGCACGGTGCCTCGGGCATCGAAGTCGTGGACGAGGATGAGGACGACGAAGGCGACAGCAGCCGCACGCTGCACTGA
- a CDS encoding universal stress protein: MLRVLVPVNGSAHALDAVRHAAFMFRDRCVSEVVLLNVQPPLEFGRASAFHSLAALRKLEEASGEAALRDARSILDDAGARYVAQIKVGDVAHTIAQAAAANDCDAIVMGTAGRTAVGALLAGRLTNKLIRMSSVPVTLVK; this comes from the coding sequence ATGCTGAGAGTTCTGGTACCCGTCAACGGCTCCGCGCACGCGCTGGATGCGGTGCGTCATGCCGCCTTCATGTTCCGGGACCGCTGTGTGTCCGAGGTGGTCCTGCTCAATGTCCAGCCGCCGCTGGAATTCGGTCGCGCCTCGGCCTTCCACTCGCTGGCCGCGTTGCGCAAGCTGGAGGAGGCGAGCGGGGAGGCTGCGCTGCGCGATGCACGCAGCATCCTGGACGACGCCGGGGCCAGGTATGTTGCGCAGATCAAGGTGGGCGACGTGGCGCACACCATTGCGCAGGCCGCGGCCGCGAACGACTGCGATGCCATCGTGATGGGCACGGCCGGGCGCACGGCCGTGGGCGCGTTGCTGGCGGGACGGCTGACCAACAAGCTGATACGCATGTCGAGCGTGCCGGTGACACTGGTCAAGTAG
- the kdpB gene encoding potassium-transporting ATPase subunit KdpB: MWQAVLALRPDVQWKNPVMFVVELGALLTLFYTVQVALGHAVSQVPLTYFVALDGWLWATVLFANFATAIAEERGKAQAESMRRTRHDTVAYRLQGDRVETVRSTKLVPGDLVIVKAWQIIPSDGEVVEGAAAVDESAITGESAPVIREFGGDRTGVTGGTMVISDEITIRITARAGDTFIDHMIRLVEGAVRQRTPNEIALTLVLSAFTLIFLIVVVPLWPMALNAEQYMTSYLGLATPLKSLGTDIPTLVALLVCLIPTTIGALLAAIGIAGMDRAMRANIIAKSGKAVEVAGDIDTVVLDKTGTITVGNRRATQFLPVATCSEAELQRLAALASAGDQTPEGKSIVTAALGRSANAPPHGTIIVPFSAQSRMSGIDLPDGSVLRKGAPDAVLAHVGKLGGTVPPGLDAMLRMIGGKGATPLVVASGNAILGVVVLEDVLKEGIRERILHLRKMGLHTVMVTGDNALTAATIADLAGVDEFIAQATPEAKLTYLRREQAEGKLVAMMGDGTNDAPALAQADVGLAMNSGTQAAKEAGNMVDLDSDPTKLIEVVEIGKQLLMTRGALTTFSIANDVAKYFAIVPALFAGTLPWLKGMDVMQLHSPTSAILSAVIFNALIIPMLIPIALKGVTYRPLGADALLRRNLLVWGLGGVVVPFIGIKLIDLLLVALQLAG; the protein is encoded by the coding sequence ATGTGGCAGGCGGTGCTGGCGCTGCGGCCGGACGTGCAATGGAAAAACCCGGTGATGTTCGTGGTGGAGCTCGGTGCGCTGCTGACCCTGTTCTACACCGTGCAAGTGGCGTTGGGCCACGCCGTGAGCCAGGTTCCGCTGACCTACTTCGTCGCGCTCGACGGCTGGTTGTGGGCGACCGTGCTGTTTGCCAATTTCGCCACGGCCATCGCCGAGGAGCGCGGCAAGGCACAGGCAGAATCCATGCGCCGTACGCGCCACGACACGGTGGCCTACCGGCTGCAGGGCGATCGCGTGGAGACCGTCAGATCGACCAAGCTGGTGCCGGGCGACCTGGTGATCGTCAAGGCCTGGCAGATCATCCCCAGCGACGGCGAAGTGGTCGAGGGCGCGGCGGCGGTGGACGAATCCGCCATCACCGGCGAGTCCGCGCCGGTGATCCGCGAGTTCGGCGGCGACCGCACCGGCGTGACCGGGGGCACCATGGTGATCTCCGACGAAATCACCATCCGCATCACCGCGCGCGCGGGCGACACCTTCATCGACCACATGATCCGCCTGGTGGAAGGCGCGGTACGGCAACGCACACCGAACGAGATCGCGCTGACGCTGGTCCTGTCCGCCTTCACCCTGATCTTCCTGATCGTGGTGGTGCCACTGTGGCCGATGGCCCTGAACGCCGAGCAGTACATGACGTCGTACCTCGGGCTGGCCACGCCGCTCAAGAGCCTGGGCACCGATATCCCGACCCTGGTGGCCCTGCTGGTATGCCTGATCCCCACCACCATCGGCGCCCTGCTCGCGGCCATCGGCATCGCCGGCATGGACCGGGCGATGCGCGCCAATATCATCGCCAAGAGCGGCAAGGCGGTCGAGGTGGCGGGCGATATCGACACCGTGGTGCTCGACAAGACCGGCACCATCACTGTGGGCAATCGCCGCGCCACCCAGTTCCTGCCCGTGGCCACCTGCTCCGAGGCCGAGCTGCAGCGGCTGGCGGCGCTCGCCTCCGCCGGCGACCAGACTCCCGAGGGCAAGAGCATCGTGACGGCAGCCCTTGGCCGCAGCGCCAATGCACCGCCCCATGGCACCATCATCGTGCCCTTCTCGGCGCAGAGCCGCATGAGCGGCATCGACCTGCCGGATGGGAGCGTGCTGCGCAAGGGGGCGCCGGATGCGGTCCTGGCCCACGTCGGCAAACTCGGCGGCACGGTGCCGCCCGGACTGGACGCCATGCTCAGGATGATCGGCGGCAAGGGCGCCACGCCGCTGGTGGTGGCCTCCGGCAATGCCATCCTCGGCGTGGTGGTGCTGGAGGACGTGCTCAAGGAAGGCATCCGCGAGCGCATCCTGCACCTGCGCAAGATGGGACTGCATACCGTGATGGTGACCGGCGACAACGCCCTCACCGCCGCCACGATTGCGGACCTCGCGGGCGTGGATGAATTCATCGCGCAAGCGACGCCGGAGGCCAAGCTCACCTACCTGCGGCGCGAACAGGCCGAGGGCAAGCTGGTGGCCATGATGGGCGACGGCACCAACGACGCCCCGGCCCTGGCCCAGGCCGACGTCGGCCTAGCCATGAATTCCGGCACCCAGGCCGCCAAGGAGGCCGGCAACATGGTCGACCTCGACAGCGACCCGACCAAGCTGATCGAAGTGGTCGAGATCGGCAAGCAGTTGCTGATGACCCGCGGCGCGCTGACCACGTTCTCCATCGCCAACGACGTGGCGAAGTACTTCGCCATCGTGCCGGCGCTGTTCGCGGGCACGCTGCCGTGGCTCAAAGGGATGGACGTGATGCAACTGCACTCGCCCACCTCGGCCATCCTTTCGGCGGTGATCTTCAACGCGCTCATCATCCCGATGCTGATCCCGATCGCGCTCAAGGGCGTCACCTACCGGCCGCTGGGTGCCGATGCCCTGCTGCGGCGCAACCTCCTGGTGTGGGGGCTGGGCGGCGTGGTGGTGCCTTTCATCGGCATCAAGTTGATCGACCTGCTGCTGGTGGCGCTGCAGCTGGCGGGCTGA
- a CDS encoding winged helix domain-containing protein yields the protein MTYSIGFRAPAYRELAGHFLAWLSETVEDNEDLGGRYADPGEPATAHPAQLPAKMVLAVTEKLSALRWSGSMVSEFLGAHLSEPKPSVEFAEIPEITLKKYNKLALSHGVVLAPGSIALYDRTHFFINGEAYEPPSALARWLRLLADQRCLSAAEVAACADLPDLMETFHHWALEGWLQFGPASL from the coding sequence ATGACATACTCGATCGGCTTTCGCGCACCGGCCTACCGCGAGCTGGCGGGGCACTTCCTGGCTTGGCTGTCGGAAACGGTCGAGGACAACGAGGACCTGGGCGGACGCTACGCTGACCCCGGCGAGCCGGCAACGGCACATCCGGCCCAGTTGCCGGCCAAGATGGTGCTGGCGGTGACCGAAAAACTGAGCGCCCTCCGTTGGTCGGGTAGCATGGTTTCGGAGTTTCTGGGTGCGCATCTCTCGGAGCCCAAGCCTAGCGTGGAGTTTGCGGAAATACCCGAAATCACGCTGAAGAAATACAACAAACTCGCCTTGTCTCACGGCGTAGTACTTGCGCCGGGATCCATTGCGTTGTATGACCGCACCCATTTCTTTATCAATGGCGAAGCCTACGAACCGCCCTCGGCGCTGGCGCGCTGGCTGCGCCTGCTGGCGGACCAGCGCTGCCTGAGCGCCGCGGAAGTGGCTGCCTGCGCGGATCTGCCGGATCTGATGGAGACTTTCCATCACTGGGCGCTGGAAGGCTGGCTGCAATTCGGACCCGCGTCGCTGTAA
- a CDS encoding potassium-transporting ATPase subunit C, whose amino-acid sequence MFRHVIKSIGLLVSVVVVVCGLYPAVLWVIGQSAFPFQANGSMVVGPDGKLVGSLLIAQPFSKDEYFQARPSAVSYDASASGSSSLAPSNYALRDRVARSLGPVARYGGGPRQGQAVGPDVERWFQADRFQGQPHLVAQWAQAHGSLAQAWVSASPAHGAYVDAWAKHNPQRVAAWVKDNPGTPQPKAPDLAVPFFEAFSIAQPGRFPTDVSHPGADGKTVSTVEAVREGSDIQSVFFDMWRQDHPQADIAPVPADMVTTSGSGLDPDITLANALFQLERVAGAWARDTKRDAGPVRQEIADLLQQRAKAPLAAWPASRWSMCWPSTSNCASATANRRASAACPARAGCRLARTPPLPAPSPFLHPSVPFSPPSAPGSQ is encoded by the coding sequence ATGTTTCGCCATGTCATCAAGAGCATAGGGTTGCTGGTCAGCGTGGTGGTGGTGGTGTGCGGCCTCTATCCGGCCGTGCTGTGGGTCATCGGCCAGAGCGCGTTTCCCTTCCAGGCCAACGGCAGCATGGTCGTCGGCCCCGATGGCAAGCTGGTCGGTTCCTTGCTGATCGCGCAGCCGTTCAGCAAGGACGAATACTTCCAGGCGCGCCCATCGGCGGTCTCGTACGACGCCTCCGCCTCGGGCTCGTCGTCGCTGGCGCCCAGCAACTACGCGCTGCGCGACCGCGTGGCGCGCTCGCTCGGACCGGTGGCGCGCTACGGCGGCGGGCCGCGGCAGGGTCAAGCGGTGGGGCCGGATGTGGAACGGTGGTTCCAGGCCGACCGCTTCCAGGGGCAGCCGCACCTGGTGGCGCAGTGGGCGCAGGCGCACGGCAGCCTGGCGCAAGCCTGGGTCAGCGCCAGCCCGGCGCATGGCGCCTATGTCGACGCCTGGGCAAAGCACAACCCGCAACGGGTGGCGGCGTGGGTCAAGGACAATCCAGGCACGCCGCAACCCAAGGCGCCCGACCTGGCCGTACCCTTCTTCGAAGCCTTCTCCATCGCGCAACCCGGCAGGTTCCCAACTGACGTTTCCCATCCCGGCGCGGACGGCAAGACCGTCAGCACGGTCGAGGCCGTGCGGGAAGGCAGCGACATCCAGTCGGTCTTCTTCGACATGTGGCGGCAGGACCATCCGCAAGCCGACATCGCGCCGGTGCCCGCCGACATGGTCACCACCTCCGGCTCCGGCCTGGACCCCGACATCACCCTGGCTAACGCACTATTCCAGCTTGAGCGCGTCGCGGGCGCATGGGCGCGCGATACCAAGCGCGACGCCGGCCCGGTGCGCCAGGAAATCGCAGACCTGTTGCAGCAGCGGGCCAAGGCCCCCTTGGCGGCCTGGCCGGCGAGCCGATGGTCAATGTGCTGGCCATCAACCTCGAACTGCGCAAGCGCTACGGCCAACCGGCGGGCTAGCGCGGCCTGCCCTGCCCGCGCGGGCTGCCGGCTCGCGCGGACCCCGCCCCTTCCCGCCCCCTCCCCCTTCCTGCACCCTTCTGTCCCCTTCTCGCCCCCTTCGGCGCCCGGCTCGCAGTAA
- the mutS gene encoding DNA mismatch repair protein MutS yields the protein MMAQYLGLKADHPDTLLFYRMGDFYELFHDDAEKASRLLDITLTSRGSSNGVPIRMAGIPFHSVDQYLARLVKLGESVAICEQIGDPATSKGPVERKVVRIVTPGTLTDAALLPDKVDTYLMAVHQQTTRRGVSKTGLAWLNLASGELRLMECDVAQFGRELERIRPAELLYADGIELPALECARTRLPEWHFDQEAGTRRLREQLGVASLDPFGCAGLGAALGAAGALLNYAAATQGQSLRHVKGVTVERESEFVGLDTATRRNLELTETLRGGESPTLFSLLDTCATAMGSRLLRHWLHHPLRDSTIPQARQQAIGALIGQGTDALRAALRRLSDVERITARLALMNARPRDLSSLRDTLAALPDVQACLRADDAAPLLNQTLAELAVPWECHALLASAVAPEPATVIRDGGVIARGYDATLDELRDISENCGQFLVELEARERTRTGIANLRVEYNRVHGFYIEVTNGQADKVPDDYRRRQTLKNAERYITPELKVFEDKALSAQDRALVREKQLYDALLQQLLPHIGELQRVAGALARLDVLAALAERAQTLDWTQPERVAENVIDLTQGRHPVVEGQLAAESVPFIANDCQLTEARKLLLITGPNMGGKSTFMRQTALIVLLACVGAYVPARRAVIGPIDRIFTRIGAADDLAGGRSTFMVEMTEAASILHNATPASLVLMDEIGRGTSTFDGLALAWAIARHLLAHNRSHTLFATHYFELTQLPQEFTQAANVHLSAVEHGDGIVFLHAVQDGPASQSYGLQVAQLAGVPQPVIRAARKHLAWLEQQSADATPTPQLDLFAAPPSPPDDDDDYLEQGEGNGERIGDGQPVNVISAQQAALLDAVAELDPDSLTPRDALDALYRLRALAKDAVATA from the coding sequence ATGATGGCGCAGTACCTCGGCCTGAAAGCCGACCATCCGGACACCTTGCTGTTCTACCGGATGGGTGACTTCTACGAGCTCTTCCATGACGATGCCGAAAAGGCCTCGCGCCTGCTCGACATCACCCTGACATCGCGCGGCAGCTCCAACGGCGTGCCGATCCGCATGGCCGGGATCCCCTTCCATTCGGTGGACCAATACCTCGCGCGGCTGGTCAAGCTGGGCGAATCGGTGGCGATCTGCGAGCAGATCGGCGACCCGGCCACCAGCAAGGGGCCGGTGGAGCGCAAGGTGGTGCGCATCGTCACGCCGGGCACGTTGACCGACGCGGCGCTGCTGCCGGACAAGGTCGATACCTACCTGATGGCGGTGCACCAGCAAACCACGCGCCGCGGCGTGAGCAAGACCGGGCTGGCCTGGCTCAACCTGGCCAGCGGCGAGCTGCGCCTGATGGAGTGCGATGTCGCGCAGTTCGGCCGCGAACTGGAGCGGATCCGCCCGGCGGAGCTGCTGTATGCTGATGGCATCGAACTGCCTGCGCTGGAGTGCGCGCGCACCCGGCTGCCGGAATGGCATTTCGACCAGGAAGCCGGCACCCGCCGCCTGCGCGAGCAACTCGGCGTGGCCAGCCTCGATCCGTTCGGCTGTGCCGGGCTGGGCGCGGCGCTGGGCGCCGCCGGCGCGCTGCTGAACTACGCGGCCGCAACCCAGGGACAGTCGCTGCGCCACGTGAAGGGCGTGACGGTCGAGCGCGAATCCGAATTCGTTGGCCTGGACACCGCCACGCGGCGCAACCTGGAACTGACTGAGACGCTGCGCGGCGGCGAGTCGCCGACCCTGTTCTCGCTGCTGGACACCTGCGCCACCGCCATGGGCAGCCGCCTGCTGCGCCACTGGCTGCACCATCCGCTGCGCGACAGCACCATCCCGCAGGCGCGCCAGCAAGCCATCGGCGCGCTGATCGGCCAAGGCACCGATGCGCTGCGCGCGGCGCTGCGCCGGCTGTCCGACGTGGAGCGCATTACCGCGCGCCTCGCCCTGATGAATGCCCGCCCGCGCGACCTGTCCTCGCTGCGCGACACGCTGGCCGCCCTGCCCGACGTGCAGGCCTGCCTGCGCGCTGATGATGCCGCGCCGTTGCTCAACCAGACGCTGGCGGAACTGGCGGTGCCGTGGGAATGCCATGCCCTGCTGGCCAGCGCGGTGGCGCCGGAGCCGGCCACCGTGATCCGCGATGGCGGCGTGATCGCCCGCGGCTACGATGCCACGCTCGACGAGCTGCGCGATATCTCCGAGAACTGCGGCCAGTTCCTGGTGGAACTGGAAGCCCGCGAACGCACCCGCACCGGCATCGCCAACCTGCGCGTGGAATACAACCGCGTGCATGGCTTCTATATCGAGGTGACCAACGGCCAGGCCGACAAGGTCCCCGACGACTACCGCCGCCGCCAGACGCTGAAGAACGCCGAGCGCTACATCACGCCCGAGCTCAAGGTCTTCGAGGACAAGGCCCTGTCCGCGCAGGACCGCGCGCTGGTGCGCGAGAAGCAGCTGTATGACGCGTTGCTGCAGCAGTTGCTGCCGCATATCGGCGAGTTGCAGCGGGTCGCCGGCGCGCTGGCGCGCCTGGACGTCCTCGCGGCGCTGGCCGAGCGCGCGCAGACGCTGGACTGGACCCAGCCCGAGCGCGTCGCCGAGAACGTGATCGACCTCACCCAGGGCCGCCACCCGGTCGTGGAGGGCCAGCTCGCAGCGGAATCCGTGCCGTTCATCGCCAACGATTGCCAGCTGACGGAAGCGCGCAAGCTGCTGCTGATCACCGGCCCGAACATGGGCGGTAAATCGACCTTCATGCGCCAGACCGCGCTGATCGTGCTGCTGGCTTGCGTGGGCGCCTATGTGCCGGCCCGGCGCGCGGTGATCGGCCCGATCGACCGCATCTTCACCCGCATCGGCGCCGCCGACGACCTGGCGGGCGGGCGCTCCACCTTCATGGTGGAAATGACCGAGGCCGCCAGCATCCTGCACAACGCCACGCCGGCCAGCCTGGTGCTGATGGACGAGATCGGCCGCGGCACGTCGACCTTCGACGGCCTCGCGCTGGCATGGGCGATTGCGCGCCACCTGCTGGCGCACAACCGCAGCCATACGCTGTTTGCCACCCATTACTTCGAGCTGACGCAGCTGCCGCAGGAGTTCACGCAGGCGGCCAATGTCCACCTGTCCGCGGTCGAGCATGGCGACGGGATCGTCTTCCTGCACGCCGTGCAGGACGGGCCCGCCAGCCAGAGCTACGGCCTGCAGGTGGCGCAGCTGGCAGGCGTGCCGCAGCCCGTGATCCGGGCTGCGCGCAAGCACCTGGCCTGGCTGGAGCAACAGTCGGCGGACGCCACGCCCACGCCGCAGCTGGACCTGTTCGCCGCGCCGCCCTCGCCCCCGGACGATGACGACGACTACCTGGAACAAGGCGAAGGCAATGGCGAGCGCATTGGCGATGGCCAGCCGGTCAACGTGATCTCTGCGCAGCAGGCCGCGCTGCTCGACGCGGTGGCCGAGCTCGACCCGGACAGCCTGACGCCGCGCGACGCGCTCGATGCGCTCTATCGGCTGCGCGCGCTCGCCAAGGATGCTGTAGCCACCGCATGA
- a CDS encoding potassium-transporting ATPase subunit F has product MEIPTMTWLAAGLSLFVFVYLVLALIRPEWF; this is encoded by the coding sequence TTGGAGATACCCACCATGACCTGGCTTGCCGCGGGCTTGTCCCTGTTCGTCTTTGTGTACCTGGTGCTGGCCCTGATCCGGCCGGAATGGTTCTAG